From Pristiophorus japonicus isolate sPriJap1 chromosome 1, sPriJap1.hap1, whole genome shotgun sequence, a single genomic window includes:
- the epdr1 gene encoding mammalian ependymin-related protein 1, protein MAHAGSVSARLLPLLWCCLVPGFCIPRPTLQPKPCQAPEQWEGRAVVYDHNTGRNSRVLISYDGQNQRVRVLEERKGHIPCKKFYEYIYLFKNPVVFKIEQVTKQCSKLPLIQPWDPYDIPNNSTYEDQYNIGGPGDQIEVQEWSDRKPARKFETWVGVYTVKDCYPVQETYTKSYNVTTSTRFFDLQLGISDPSVFTPPSTCQAASPKEMSDDC, encoded by the exons ATGGCGCATGCAGGTTCGGTCTCGGCGCGGCTTCTGCCGCTGCTCTGGTGCTGCCTCGTCCCCGGCTTCTGTATTCCCCGACCCACCCTGCAGCCCAAGCCGTGCCAGGCCCCCGAGCAATGGGAAGGCCGGGCCGTCGTGTACGACCACAACACCGGCAGGAACAGCAGGGTGCTGATCTCGTACGACGGGCAGAACCAACGCGTCCGGGTCCTGGAGGAGAGGAAGGGCCACATCCCTTGCAAAAA ATTTTATGAATACATATATCTGTTTAAAAATCCAGTCGTTTTCAAGATTGAGCAAGTGACAAAGCAGTGCTCCAAACTACCTCTCATTCAGCCATGGGACCCATATGATATTCCTAACAACTCTACCTATGAAGATCAATACAACATCGGTGGGCCAGGAGACCAGATTGAGGTCCAAGAGTGGTCAGACAGAAAACCTGCTCGTAAAT TCGAAACATGGGTTGGAGTTTACACAGTTAAGGATTGCTATCCAGTGCAAGAAACCTACACCAAGAGCTACAACGTAACGACCTCCACACGCTTTTTTGATCTGCAGCTAGGGATCAGTGACCCATCTGTGTTCACCCCACCCAGCACCTGCCAGGCAGCCAGTCCAAAAGAGATGAGTGATGACTGCTGA